One part of the Lycium ferocissimum isolate CSIRO_LF1 chromosome 8, AGI_CSIRO_Lferr_CH_V1, whole genome shotgun sequence genome encodes these proteins:
- the LOC132067644 gene encoding rust resistance kinase Lr10-like, which yields MAITSFVSFLLSLLLILVQAKGNNHSTCPKSFACGNFTDLSFPFYLSTQPDCGIISMSGCDAKPFPKIQLLPEGDWYYALQKHDSSVWLGDTKLQKTLTKHKCQAFDKNLSLPNSPSISFHMINLNNFFKCNTTSNNPLNVTQKKNDRFAGYNMYNGCEGFSIYYKLSQDGDEYIGADNFPTNCTLIRLPIQSSHGDLFNWLGPEILIEWKLSDDCYQCQDGGGQCHTDKTNKFYCQKDVADVSNLIAGTSKRGHLRTTWFSVATGAVLFTVGLLVLLFYFREKILCYKYLRFWESNAEDHKKVEAFLENYGSYAPKRYNYTDIKRITGRFRSKLGQGGFGNVYRGNLRNGSQVAVKVLNELKGTGEDFINEVASISRTSHVNIVSLVGFCFEGRKRALVYEFMPNGSLEKFIYEERSNKFRQLGWPILYKIALGIARGLEYLHRGCTTRILHFDIKPHNILLDEDFCPKISDFGLAKMCMKKESIVSMLGPRGTIGYIAPEIVCRNLGGVSHKSDVYSYGMMVLEMVGGRKNFDVGVDRTSEIYFPHWLYQRIELDGELQLTGIMNEEEKECARKMVMVSLWCIQTDPSNRPSMSKVVEMLEGNLVSLPIPPKPYLYSPSRTEGDSSAVELTWSLFVDM from the exons ATGGCTATCACTTCATTTGTAAGCTTCCTTCTATCTCTTCTTCTGATCTTAGTTCAGGCAAAGGGAAACAATCattcaacttgtccaaagtctTTTGCATGTGGAAATTTTACTGACTTGAGCTTTCCTTTCTATCTTTCTACACAACCTGACTGTGGAATTATTTCTATGTCTGGTTGTGATGCTAAACCATTTCCGAAAATCCAACTGCTTCCTGAAGGAGATTGGTACTATGCTTTACAGAAGCATGATTCATCAGTTTGGCTTGGGGATACGAAGCTTCAAAAAACGTTGACGAAACACAAGTGCCAGGCTTTTGACAAAAATTTATCCCTTCCAAACTCTCCTTCTATTTCTTTCCATATGATTAATCTTAACAACTTCTTCAAATGCAACACTACCAGTAATAATCCCCTAAACGTTACCCAGAAGAAGAACGATCGTTTTGCTGGTTATAATATGTACAATGGTTGTGAAGGCTTTAGCATATACTACAAGCTTTCCCAAGATGGTGATGAATACATAGGAGCAGACAATTTTCCTACCAACTGTACACTTATCAGATTGCCAATTCAGTCAAGTCATGGTGATTTGTTCAACTGGTTAGGTCCCGAAATTCTAATAGAATGGAAACTGTCTGATGACTGTTACCAATGTCAAGATGGTGGAGGTCAATGCCACACTGATAAAACCAACAAATTTTATTGTCAGAAAG ATG TTGCAGATGTTAGTAATCTAATAGCAGGAACATCAAAAAGGGGTCACCTAAGGACAACCTGGTTCTCAGTGGCCACAG gTGCAGTTTTGTTTACAGTTGGACTGTTGGTTTTACTCTTCTACTTCAGAGAAAAGATTTTGTGCTACAAATACCTCAGGTTTTGGGAATCTAATGCTGAGGATCACAAAAAAGTTGAAGCTTTCTTAGAGAACTATGGATCATACGCTCCAAAGAGATACAATTATACAGACATCAAAAGAATCACCGGTCGCTTCAGAAGCAAACTAGGACAAGGAGGATTTGGTAATGTATACAGAGGAAATTTGCGTAACGGGAGCCAAGTGGCAGTGAAGGTCCTGAATGAACTAAAAGGAACTGGTGAAGATTTCATTAACGAGGTGGCAAGTATTAGCAGGACATCACATGTTAACATAGTGAGCCTTGTGGGATTTTGTTTTGAGGGTCGCAAAAGAGCTCTTGTATATGAATTCATGCCAAATGGATCTCTTGAAAAGTTTATCTATGAGGAAAGATCTAACAAATTTCGCCAATTGGGTTGGCCAATATTGTACAAAATCGCACTAGGCATTGCTCGAGGATTGGAGTACTTGCATCGTGGTTGTACCACTAGGATTTTGCATTTtgatataaagcctcataataTCCTgcttgatgaagatttttgtccTAAGATCTCCGACTTTGGTCTTGCCAAAATGTGCATGAAAAAGGAGAGCATTGTGTCAATGTTAGGTCCACGTGGGACTATTGGTTATATTGCTCCAGAAATCGTTTGCAGAAACTTGGGAGGTGTCTCTCACAAGTCTGATGTCTATAGCTATGGAATGATGGTCCTAGAGATGGTTGGAGGAAGAAAAAATTTTGATGTTGGAGTTGATCGCACAAGTGAAATCTACTTTCCACATTGGCTCTATCAACGTATTGAACTAGATGGAGAGCTTCAATTAACTGGGATAATGAATGAAGAGGAGAAAGAATGTGCAAGAAAGATGGTGATGGTGAGCTTATGGTGCATACAAACTGATCCCTCAAATCGACCATCCATGAGTAAGGTTGTGGAAATGTTAGAAGGGAACCTAGTCTCTTTGCCAATTCCTcccaaaccttacctttattCTCCGTCAAGAACAGAGGGAGATTCATCAGCAGTAGAACTGACCTGGTCTTTGTTTGTTGATATGTAA